Proteins found in one Seonamhaeicola sp. S2-3 genomic segment:
- a CDS encoding metallophosphoesterase — translation MRKLIVFVLFVLSVFSCLEKKDNKSFQVAFMADVHLQDIYGSFSDNNYKGVLNPQTGKYTLARTMQSQLQSTRLFNENYFAFLAALDNVVSRNIKYVVLPGDFSDDGQMLNIKGLKSILDSYTKNHGIKFILTTGNHDPVRPFYQESGKEDFLGEGGQQKAIFSSKKAFNSKDNSKLKPVFTKDIAKLGYTEILSELRDFGFFPKKTDVYWESPFSNYNYSDYTFKDAAKQAELDNRKYKMEPNGSEIPDVSYLVEPAEGIWFLAIDANVYVPKDENTFSSASIGYNNVLTHKKHLFKWIKTITKRAKRLNKKLVVFSHYPTVEFNDGASEHIRMLLGEDKMQLHRVPQNEVAKAFIEAGVKVHFGGHMHINDTGVAAFELGTLVNVQIPSLAAYIPAYKIATFSSNEIEIKTIVIDSVPRFKELFPLYKQEYAFLKNNDEKALWDSTILEAKNYKDYTQNHLKGLINNRFLENEWNMPFTQFLLGLNKKSVAEFVSIEETALKDFDDWTSFDMLFDLYRLRSADVLAFDDIGEKNIENYRSIINSYLIHFKEVNEPSEIENDFLQFCIIFKRFLNGAPSTNFSVDLSKSKSKIIPSDSKFYSN, via the coding sequence ATGCGTAAACTTATTGTATTCGTACTTTTTGTACTATCTGTATTTTCTTGTTTAGAAAAGAAAGACAATAAAAGTTTTCAAGTAGCCTTTATGGCCGATGTGCACTTACAAGATATTTACGGAAGCTTTTCAGATAATAATTATAAAGGTGTTTTAAATCCGCAAACAGGCAAATATACCTTAGCCAGAACAATGCAATCTCAATTGCAATCTACAAGACTATTTAACGAAAATTATTTTGCATTTTTGGCCGCTTTAGATAATGTAGTCTCTCGGAATATAAAATATGTGGTATTGCCAGGAGATTTTAGTGATGATGGCCAAATGCTCAATATTAAAGGTTTAAAAAGTATACTAGATAGTTACACAAAAAATCATGGCATTAAATTTATTCTAACCACGGGCAATCACGATCCTGTACGTCCATTTTATCAAGAATCTGGTAAAGAAGATTTTCTTGGAGAAGGAGGCCAACAAAAAGCTATTTTTAGTTCGAAAAAAGCATTCAATTCAAAAGACAATTCTAAATTAAAACCGGTGTTCACAAAAGATATCGCCAAATTAGGATATACCGAAATTCTTTCAGAATTAAGGGACTTTGGTTTTTTTCCAAAGAAAACTGATGTGTACTGGGAAAGTCCTTTTTCAAACTATAATTATTCAGATTATACTTTTAAAGACGCTGCAAAACAAGCAGAATTAGATAATAGAAAGTATAAAATGGAACCCAATGGATCTGAAATTCCAGATGTAAGTTATTTGGTAGAACCAGCAGAAGGCATTTGGTTTTTAGCTATTGATGCTAACGTGTATGTCCCCAAAGATGAAAACACTTTTTCTAGCGCAAGTATTGGCTATAATAATGTGTTAACGCATAAAAAACATCTTTTTAAGTGGATAAAAACCATTACTAAACGCGCAAAAAGACTTAATAAAAAGCTAGTTGTATTCAGTCATTACCCAACGGTAGAATTTAACGACGGAGCCTCAGAACATATACGAATGCTATTGGGAGAAGATAAAATGCAACTCCATCGTGTTCCTCAAAACGAAGTGGCCAAGGCATTTATAGAAGCGGGTGTTAAGGTACATTTTGGAGGTCATATGCACATAAATGATACTGGTGTTGCAGCCTTTGAATTAGGTACTTTGGTAAATGTGCAAATACCTTCGTTAGCCGCTTATATCCCTGCGTATAAAATTGCAACATTTTCATCTAACGAGATTGAAATTAAAACTATAGTAATAGATTCCGTTCCTAGATTTAAGGAACTATTCCCACTTTACAAACAAGAATATGCCTTTTTAAAAAATAATGATGAGAAAGCATTATGGGATTCTACTATTTTAGAGGCGAAAAACTATAAGGATTATACCCAAAACCATTTAAAAGGACTAATTAATAATAGGTTTTTAGAAAACGAATGGAACATGCCGTTTACCCAATTTTTACTAGGCCTAAATAAAAAAAGTGTTGCTGAGTTTGTGTCAATTGAAGAAACAGCTTTAAAAGATTTTGATGACTGGACAAGTTTTGATATGTTGTTCGATTTGTACCGCTTACGTTCTGCAGATGTCTTGGCATTTGATGATATTGGAGAAAAAAATATTGAAAACTATAGAAGCATTATAAATTCTTACTTAATTCATTTTAAAGAGGTTAATGAGCCTTCAGAAATAGAAAATGACTTTTTACAATTCTGTATAATCTTCAAAAGGTTTTTAAATGGAGCTCCAAGTACTAATTTTAGTGTTGATTTAAGTAAAAGTAAAAGTAAAATTATACCGAGTGATAGTAAATTTTATTCAAATTAG
- a CDS encoding AraC family transcriptional regulator, whose product MKASFYKILFDEETPFRCTYLDKPNFDMPWHFHPELELTLILESEGIRYIGDHTSRYKAGDLVLVGSNLPHMWVNNSTETSAKNKKFNRSIRITLQFPPDMIDNMFKKAQELQPLIRLFALAQRGISFSQKTSKEIKPLFLEINDKTGLRRWISVFNLLFKLTEAEGYKLLASPGYLPQLTRKDHGLVNKVFNYIETHFKDKITLQEMADLACLTKPSFCRLFKQKTGKTFFDFLNEYRINYAKRLLLDSNKESINTIALHSGFPTIQHFNKKFKALNNGLTPSQFLKVNA is encoded by the coding sequence ATGAAAGCATCATTTTACAAAATTCTTTTCGATGAAGAAACTCCTTTTCGGTGTACATATTTGGATAAACCTAATTTTGATATGCCGTGGCATTTCCACCCTGAGTTAGAATTAACATTAATATTAGAAAGTGAGGGGATAAGATATATAGGAGATCATACATCTAGATATAAAGCTGGAGATTTAGTTTTGGTAGGTTCAAATTTGCCTCATATGTGGGTAAATAATAGCACAGAGACTTCTGCTAAAAATAAAAAATTTAATAGAAGTATACGTATTACACTTCAATTTCCTCCAGATATGATAGATAATATGTTTAAAAAAGCTCAAGAGTTACAACCCTTAATTAGGCTTTTTGCACTAGCACAAAGAGGTATATCATTTTCTCAAAAAACAAGTAAAGAAATTAAACCTCTATTTCTGGAAATTAATGATAAAACAGGACTCAGAAGATGGATATCTGTATTTAACTTATTATTTAAATTAACAGAAGCTGAAGGTTATAAATTATTAGCTAGCCCAGGATATTTACCACAGTTAACAAGGAAAGACCACGGATTAGTAAATAAGGTGTTTAACTACATTGAAACACATTTTAAAGATAAAATAACCCTACAAGAAATGGCAGATTTAGCATGCTTAACCAAACCCTCCTTTTGTCGTTTGTTTAAACAAAAAACAGGAAAAACGTTTTTTGATTTCTTAAATGAATATCGTATTAATTATGCAAAACGACTTTTATTAGATTCTAATAAAGAATCTATAAATACTATAGCACTACACTCTGGCTTTCCTACCATTCAGCATTTCAATAAAAAGTTTAAAGCTCTGAATAATGGGCTTACTCCAAGTCAATTTTTAAAAGTTAATGCTTAG
- a CDS encoding glycosyl hydrolase-related protein has product MRNLFILVVLILNLSLSAQNSKIEIIGVKPTPFFPKVEKGEALKQLVKLSIENKTNKTPIKLKIEVEGLEAYYQDLGTLEKGSSVHDIMIADINKATKVNLELLNSRGKIVAQKTLIWKPQKKWKVYYAAVSHHDLGFITYYQNLRKAVRESEIDTALVYCRKTDGWDENSQFRWNVETSEALIRWMAKQTPEKIKEFERRIQEGRIEIIANHNTISTQMVGYEMMARSFYTPNRYVQDMLDIDPAKVALINDVTGVSRTWPLYLKEADIPYFMHGSNHPNNLQDMIDQPVFRWLSTDGDNEKAPLCKADSYYSPNKIAKWDLDGVSYLINRHVDLDWKFDCILAYDSHDFAIPSMQNANNIKEWNSKYEYPKFRCSVISSYFDDIAQQLKPGMIQETAKDAPDSWNDQEIIDANLLARARKASSEIPTTEKLASIAMTLGGEYPEKELFQAYNRIIMYHEHTNGAIDGGNHKYYETENVMHEKLVDEAIDINEQALSVSLQKLGSQIQSKKSALVVYNPLNWKRDELVYFKASKLPFEHFQIIDADTKKPIQVQKLKDGRFAFYAENIPSMGYKSYTIKETKKAGYSSSSISEANSIENDFYQISIDRTKNIISDVIDKQLDKNIIDKTSPYALGEYIHYDHFSGEWKKTKFTGIKYYKGAVLDEIHISQDAYLTGKVELVVYIHHKIKKIDFALEVDKLSNGEELTGGWNRYMKEAAFCAIPVSVPDYQHHHELSGAVTQPGNKDLQFEASESAFYAIQHFADASNDNFGVTLSTIETNCINYGYPRPVYWNNDGRRPKEEIVKPKNSNMFLYLMNNFFQTNVKVDQPGIKNYTFSIRSHSGDWKGGKAYQFAWETSNPIISQYIEKNKEGKLPSKKSFLSTDKDNVVISTLKKAEANGDGLVVRLFELAGKDSKVKMKLNLNKDINKAVVLNLLENDEEEISVSNNEVEFNINGHGIKNIRLLSEPSQKPIVSNVTALAVSNEEVKLSWEGDNSSFYNIYRSKSPDFKLNALNYLGYSEGTSYLDKTVLDYAGGRHKRVEPNTTYYYKVEPVDEFNNRGIASQTIKCTTLKTEEADAKPNKVQGVYTVHVSPLAPEDFINLWFYSNFEKDVDKYLIHRGESADFVPNKSNLINTLIPSEGTFSFHYTYSNSELNRQMFEDKTAKVNTAYYYKVAAVDNSGNVGEYSDAAYAYMEKIPVEIKHEYIATKEFKTFRPKAKVSIECSEPGYDMYYSTETRTNTSKAKKYSGPFEITEASVINVEVYKANTKELAYRYRRFVNVNQNISQSDYNGHFNSLKATDGSYYSGWVSKQFGNTKEEPKDVWLGVNLGELKTVGGLTVISDNGDIFPIHDQFRVFVRNGENVKEVKFTNTPDKKIRNKFHVTFDEPLLVDGVMIYFDKDKLPVKGGRENQAGLVRINELLILDQKGESILRSDILGM; this is encoded by the coding sequence ATGAGAAATCTTTTCATCTTAGTTGTTCTAATTTTAAACCTTTCATTAAGTGCTCAAAACTCTAAAATTGAAATAATAGGTGTAAAACCAACACCATTTTTTCCTAAAGTAGAAAAAGGAGAAGCTCTAAAACAGTTAGTTAAACTTAGTATTGAGAATAAAACAAACAAAACTCCAATAAAACTAAAAATTGAGGTAGAAGGCTTAGAGGCTTATTACCAAGATTTAGGCACTCTGGAAAAAGGTAGTTCGGTGCATGATATTATGATTGCTGATATAAATAAGGCAACTAAAGTTAACTTAGAACTGTTAAATAGCAGAGGTAAAATTGTAGCACAAAAAACACTTATTTGGAAGCCACAAAAAAAGTGGAAAGTTTATTATGCTGCTGTTTCACATCATGATTTAGGCTTTATCACCTACTATCAAAACCTAAGAAAAGCGGTTCGTGAAAGTGAAATAGACACAGCTCTTGTTTATTGCCGCAAAACTGATGGTTGGGATGAAAACAGCCAGTTTAGATGGAATGTAGAAACTAGTGAAGCACTCATTCGCTGGATGGCTAAGCAAACACCAGAAAAGATTAAAGAATTTGAACGTAGAATACAGGAAGGACGTATTGAAATTATTGCCAACCATAACACCATCTCTACGCAAATGGTGGGGTACGAAATGATGGCACGTAGTTTTTACACTCCTAACCGCTACGTGCAAGACATGCTGGATATTGACCCCGCTAAAGTTGCTTTAATAAATGATGTCACAGGTGTTAGCCGTACATGGCCTTTATATCTTAAAGAAGCAGATATCCCTTATTTTATGCATGGTAGTAACCACCCTAACAACTTGCAGGATATGATAGATCAACCTGTTTTTAGATGGTTGAGCACCGATGGAGACAATGAGAAAGCCCCATTATGTAAAGCCGATTCATACTACTCTCCTAATAAAATTGCCAAATGGGATTTAGATGGTGTTTCGTATTTAATTAACCGCCATGTAGATTTAGACTGGAAGTTTGATTGCATTCTGGCTTACGATAGTCACGACTTTGCCATTCCATCAATGCAGAATGCCAATAATATTAAAGAGTGGAATTCAAAATACGAATATCCTAAATTTAGATGTTCAGTAATAAGCTCCTATTTCGATGATATTGCTCAGCAGTTGAAACCAGGCATGATTCAGGAAACAGCTAAAGATGCGCCCGATAGTTGGAACGATCAGGAAATTATTGATGCCAACCTGTTGGCAAGAGCGCGTAAAGCTAGTTCTGAAATTCCTACCACCGAAAAACTGGCCAGTATAGCTATGACATTGGGTGGGGAATATCCAGAAAAGGAATTATTTCAAGCTTATAACCGTATTATAATGTATCACGAGCACACCAATGGTGCTATTGACGGGGGAAATCATAAATATTACGAAACCGAAAATGTAATGCACGAAAAATTGGTAGACGAAGCCATTGATATAAACGAGCAGGCATTAAGTGTTTCTCTCCAAAAACTTGGGTCGCAAATTCAATCGAAAAAAAGTGCATTGGTAGTTTACAATCCTCTAAACTGGAAACGTGATGAGTTGGTGTATTTTAAAGCTAGTAAGCTGCCGTTTGAACATTTTCAGATTATCGATGCCGATACAAAAAAGCCAATACAGGTACAAAAATTAAAAGATGGTAGATTTGCTTTTTATGCCGAAAATATTCCTTCAATGGGATATAAATCTTACACTATTAAGGAAACTAAAAAAGCGGGGTACAGTAGTTCATCAATAAGTGAGGCAAATTCTATAGAAAATGATTTTTATCAAATTTCGATTGATAGAACAAAAAATATTATTTCTGATGTAATTGATAAACAGTTAGATAAAAACATTATTGATAAAACCTCTCCATATGCCCTTGGAGAATACATTCACTACGACCACTTTAGTGGAGAATGGAAGAAGACGAAATTTACTGGCATAAAGTACTACAAAGGAGCAGTGTTGGATGAGATTCATATTAGTCAAGATGCTTATTTAACAGGTAAAGTTGAGTTAGTGGTTTACATTCACCATAAAATAAAGAAAATTGATTTTGCTCTAGAGGTAGATAAATTATCGAATGGAGAAGAGCTTACTGGTGGTTGGAACCGTTACATGAAAGAGGCTGCTTTTTGTGCAATACCTGTTTCGGTGCCAGACTATCAACACCACCATGAATTGTCTGGAGCAGTTACTCAGCCTGGTAACAAAGATTTGCAATTTGAAGCTTCGGAGTCTGCTTTCTATGCTATTCAACATTTTGCAGATGCTTCTAACGATAACTTTGGTGTAACCCTTTCTACCATCGAAACCAACTGTATCAACTATGGTTATCCTCGTCCAGTATATTGGAACAACGACGGGCGTCGTCCTAAAGAAGAGATTGTTAAACCAAAAAACAGCAACATGTTTTTGTACTTGATGAATAATTTCTTCCAAACCAACGTAAAGGTAGATCAGCCAGGTATTAAAAATTATACCTTTTCTATTCGCAGTCATTCTGGCGACTGGAAAGGAGGAAAGGCATACCAGTTTGCTTGGGAAACTTCAAACCCAATTATTTCGCAGTACATTGAAAAAAATAAAGAGGGTAAACTTCCGTCTAAAAAATCATTCTTATCTACCGATAAAGATAATGTTGTGATTAGTACCCTTAAAAAGGCAGAAGCCAACGGCGATGGATTGGTTGTTCGTCTTTTTGAACTGGCAGGTAAAGATTCAAAAGTTAAAATGAAACTCAATTTAAATAAGGACATTAATAAAGCAGTTGTTTTAAACCTGTTGGAAAATGATGAAGAAGAAATATCAGTTTCAAATAACGAAGTAGAATTTAATATAAACGGACATGGTATAAAAAACATTCGTTTATTAAGTGAGCCATCTCAAAAACCTATTGTAAGTAATGTAACTGCCTTGGCTGTTTCAAATGAAGAAGTAAAGCTTAGTTGGGAGGGTGATAATTCTAGTTTTTACAATATTTATCGCAGCAAAAGCCCTGATTTTAAGTTGAATGCGCTTAATTATTTAGGTTATTCAGAAGGAACTTCGTATTTAGATAAAACTGTATTAGACTATGCTGGAGGAAGACATAAAAGAGTAGAGCCTAATACAACCTATTACTACAAAGTTGAACCTGTTGATGAATTTAATAACCGAGGTATTGCTTCACAAACAATTAAATGTACTACGCTAAAAACAGAGGAGGCCGATGCCAAACCAAATAAAGTACAAGGTGTTTATACAGTACATGTTTCGCCATTAGCTCCCGAAGATTTTATTAATCTTTGGTTTTATTCCAATTTTGAAAAAGACGTAGACAAATACCTTATTCACAGAGGTGAATCTGCCGATTTTGTTCCCAATAAAAGTAACCTGATTAACACTCTTATTCCTTCGGAAGGTACATTCAGTTTTCATTATACCTACAGTAATTCTGAATTAAACCGACAGATGTTCGAGGATAAAACGGCTAAAGTAAATACAGCTTATTACTACAAAGTGGCTGCAGTTGATAATAGTGGAAATGTGGGCGAATATTCTGATGCGGCATATGCTTATATGGAAAAAATACCTGTAGAAATTAAGCATGAATACATAGCAACGAAAGAATTCAAAACTTTCAGACCAAAAGCTAAAGTGTCCATTGAATGCAGTGAACCAGGATACGATATGTATTATTCTACTGAAACCAGAACAAATACAAGCAAAGCTAAAAAGTATTCTGGCCCATTCGAAATTACAGAAGCTAGTGTAATTAATGTAGAGGTTTATAAGGCAAACACCAAAGAATTGGCTTATCGATACCGTCGTTTCGTGAACGTGAATCAAAATATTAGTCAGTCTGATTATAATGGTCATTTTAATTCACTAAAAGCAACCGATGGCAGTTATTACAGTGGTTGGGTTTCAAAACAATTTGGTAATACTAAAGAAGAACCAAAAGATGTTTGGCTGGGTGTTAACTTGGGAGAGTTAAAAACTGTTGGTGGATTGACCGTTATTTCCGATAATGGTGATATTTTCCCAATTCACGACCAATTCCGTGTATTTGTGCGTAATGGAGAGAATGTAAAAGAAGTGAAATTTACCAATACACCCGACAAGAAAATCCGAAACAAATTTCATGTAACATTTGATGAACCGTTATTGGTTGATGGTGTGATGATTTACTTTGATAAAGATAAATTGCCTGTTAAAGGTGGAAGAGAAAATCAAGCAGGACTAGTTAGGATAAATGAATTATTGATATTAGATCAAAAAGGAGAGTCAATTCTTCGGTCTGATATATTAGGAATGTAA
- a CDS encoding mannonate dehydratase has protein sequence MERLLKTGQWKDLPMRPGFGSFMHPTEEKLTLIKQLGVDEIILNMYRNNLIDTNFDSLPLPGDHQWEYKDLLMLRKTVENAGIRFLALENMPFSFYDKIMMGQPGREEQLKHVQETIANMGAAGIPVLGYGWTPTGVWRSSTTFPIRGGAQSMSIDLDDFKRAPLSHGRVFSEEEMWDYYQYFLEGVLPVAEEAGVTLALHPNDPPVPSLAGVPQLFRSFEAYKKAMSMVESENHGLQYCLGNFSAMGANIDEVTEYFAKQDKLIYVHFQTVSNSLVNDTKLNEVFVDMPGYYDPVKMLKKLKEVGYKGMIMPGHVPKMIGDVSWEERGRAFTIGYIKGIIATLNQ, from the coding sequence ATGGAACGACTTTTAAAAACGGGGCAGTGGAAGGATTTGCCAATGCGCCCAGGATTCGGGTCCTTTATGCACCCAACCGAAGAAAAACTAACTTTAATTAAGCAATTAGGGGTAGATGAAATTATCCTGAATATGTACAGGAACAATCTTATCGATACCAATTTTGACAGTCTGCCACTTCCAGGAGACCACCAATGGGAATATAAAGACCTCTTGATGCTTCGCAAAACAGTTGAAAATGCAGGTATCCGATTTTTGGCTCTGGAAAACATGCCGTTTTCCTTCTACGACAAAATAATGATGGGGCAACCTGGTAGGGAAGAACAGCTAAAGCATGTACAAGAAACCATAGCAAATATGGGTGCTGCAGGCATTCCCGTTCTAGGTTATGGATGGACTCCAACAGGGGTTTGGCGCTCATCAACAACCTTTCCAATTCGTGGTGGAGCTCAATCTATGAGCATAGACCTTGATGATTTTAAAAGAGCGCCACTGTCTCACGGACGCGTATTTTCAGAAGAAGAAATGTGGGACTACTACCAGTACTTTCTTGAGGGAGTTTTACCAGTGGCCGAAGAAGCAGGGGTAACTCTGGCGCTTCATCCCAACGACCCACCCGTGCCAAGTTTGGCAGGCGTACCACAACTTTTTAGAAGTTTTGAAGCCTATAAAAAAGCCATGTCTATGGTAGAAAGTGAAAATCACGGATTACAATATTGCCTAGGTAATTTTTCTGCCATGGGAGCAAACATAGATGAGGTTACCGAGTATTTTGCTAAACAGGATAAGCTAATTTACGTGCACTTTCAAACGGTATCTAACTCATTGGTAAATGATACCAAATTAAATGAAGTGTTTGTGGATATGCCTGGGTATTATGACCCTGTTAAGATGCTGAAAAAGCTTAAAGAAGTTGGCTATAAAGGAATGATTATGCCGGGACACGTGCCAAAAATGATTGGCGATGTGTCTTGGGAAGAACGTGGTAGAGCTTTTACTATTGGTTACATAAAAGGTATTATTGCTACCTTAAATCAATAG
- a CDS encoding sugar porter family MFS transporter: MNKAIVYKLAFIASLGGFLFGFDTAVISGTISLVTKQFQLDAVLQGWYVSSALVGTITGTLIAGVSSDKYGRKEMLITSAILFGISAFGCMISQGFQMLIAYRLVGGIGVGLASILSPLYISEIAPAKIRGSLVSLYQFAITLGILVAYFTNAWFLDISESNGLADASEGVQKVFVSEVWRIMLGSETIPAFLFLVLLFFIPKSPRWFLSKGKVDKAESILVKIVGKNETKNELQLFNNTNKTTVKISSIFEGGFKTALIVGVILALSTQLCGINAVIYYGPRLLEEAGLQLGDALGGQVIIGIVNVLFTLIAIWKIDQFGRKKLLLFGISGILISLIAIGILFYLDVNSPYLLIGFILAFVACFAFSFGPVVWVLLSEIYPTNIRGFAMSIATFALWIGATVIGQLVPWLLENLKPYGTFWLFALCTIPSVWIVIKILPETKGKSLKAIEKFWLNKK, translated from the coding sequence ATGAATAAAGCCATTGTTTATAAATTAGCATTTATAGCATCCTTAGGAGGCTTTCTATTTGGTTTTGATACCGCAGTTATTTCTGGTACCATTAGTTTAGTGACTAAGCAGTTTCAATTGGATGCAGTTCTACAAGGGTGGTATGTTAGTAGTGCTCTGGTAGGTACCATTACTGGTACCCTAATAGCTGGTGTTTCAAGTGATAAATACGGTAGAAAAGAAATGCTAATAACATCAGCAATTTTATTTGGCATATCGGCATTTGGCTGTATGATATCTCAAGGTTTTCAAATGCTTATCGCCTATCGATTAGTAGGTGGTATCGGCGTTGGTTTAGCATCTATCCTATCTCCATTATACATTTCAGAGATTGCACCAGCAAAAATTAGAGGGAGTTTGGTGTCCTTATACCAATTTGCCATTACTCTGGGAATTTTGGTAGCCTATTTTACCAATGCATGGTTTTTAGATATTAGTGAATCCAATGGACTTGCAGACGCCTCTGAAGGTGTACAAAAAGTGTTTGTTTCAGAAGTCTGGCGTATCATGTTAGGTAGCGAAACCATTCCAGCTTTTTTATTTTTAGTGCTTTTGTTTTTTATACCAAAAAGTCCGCGTTGGTTCTTAAGTAAGGGTAAAGTAGATAAAGCCGAAAGCATACTAGTTAAAATAGTAGGCAAAAATGAAACAAAAAACGAACTGCAGTTATTTAACAACACCAATAAAACCACAGTTAAAATAAGCTCAATATTTGAAGGAGGTTTTAAAACAGCTTTGATAGTTGGGGTGATTTTAGCGTTATCCACGCAACTCTGCGGTATAAATGCAGTCATATATTACGGACCTAGACTGTTAGAAGAAGCTGGATTGCAACTGGGAGATGCATTAGGAGGACAAGTAATTATAGGTATAGTAAACGTACTTTTTACACTAATTGCTATATGGAAAATAGATCAGTTTGGGCGTAAAAAACTATTACTCTTTGGCATTTCTGGAATTTTAATTTCACTCATCGCTATAGGTATTTTGTTTTATTTAGATGTAAATAGTCCGTATCTACTCATTGGTTTTATACTAGCATTTGTAGCGTGTTTTGCGTTTTCATTCGGTCCTGTGGTTTGGGTATTATTATCAGAGATTTATCCAACCAATATTAGGGGATTTGCTATGTCTATAGCCACCTTTGCTTTATGGATTGGCGCAACAGTAATAGGTCAATTGGTACCTTGGTTGCTGGAAAATTTAAAGCCCTATGGCACATTTTGGCTTTTCGCCCTATGTACCATCCCGTCGGTATGGATAGTTATTAAAATTTTACCCGAGACCAAAGGAAAATCCTTAAAGGCAATAGAAAAATTTTGGCTTAATAAAAAATAA
- a CDS encoding SDR family NAD(P)-dependent oxidoreductase codes for MSRLKDKVAIITGAADGIGLAISEAFVKEGAHILMADINEEKCKKEAERLANGNSTVIYMHCDIGDTKAVQSLAETCINTFGKIDILVNNAAVAIPGEVTKMTDDDWDTLMNINLKGAFRSIRACLPHMISAKCGSVINISSTQAHRSWDDWTAYAAAKGGLLSMTNQLAGQFGNKNIRFNSISPGTILTPMLAERVKTEGEEFLKASINQASMLRCGKPEEVAMTAVFLASDEAAFINGDDIKIDGGLSTLPRYFE; via the coding sequence ATGTCCAGATTAAAAGATAAAGTAGCTATTATAACAGGTGCCGCAGATGGCATAGGACTCGCTATTAGTGAGGCTTTCGTTAAAGAAGGTGCCCATATTTTAATGGCAGATATAAACGAGGAAAAATGTAAAAAAGAGGCAGAACGGCTAGCAAACGGTAACAGCACAGTAATATATATGCATTGCGACATAGGCGACACCAAGGCTGTGCAATCCTTAGCCGAAACCTGTATCAATACCTTTGGCAAAATAGATATACTGGTAAACAATGCCGCAGTAGCAATACCAGGAGAAGTTACTAAAATGACAGATGATGATTGGGATACCCTAATGAACATCAACCTAAAAGGAGCATTTCGTAGTATTCGGGCCTGTTTACCTCACATGATTTCCGCCAAATGCGGTAGTGTTATTAACATATCATCTACCCAAGCACATAGAAGTTGGGATGATTGGACGGCCTATGCCGCGGCTAAAGGAGGTTTACTCTCTATGACGAACCAACTGGCAGGTCAATTTGGAAACAAAAACATTCGGTTTAACAGTATTTCCCCAGGCACTATTTTAACACCTATGCTTGCAGAAAGAGTTAAAACCGAAGGCGAAGAATTTTTAAAAGCTTCCATAAACCAAGCTTCAATGCTACGTTGTGGCAAACCCGAAGAAGTAGCAATGACGGCAGTATTCCTAGCCTCTGATGAGGCAGCTTTCATCAATGGAGATGATATTAAAATAGATGGTGGATTATCCACTTTACCTAGATACTTTGAATAA